The sequence below is a genomic window from Trichosurus vulpecula isolate mTriVul1 chromosome 5, mTriVul1.pri, whole genome shotgun sequence.
AGCTGTTAATCATCACTCTCGCATTTGGCTCTTTGTCCACTTGGCGTGTGCTTGAGGGATACAGAGGCCCTTCTGCCGCAGCCTGACAGTTGCTGGGATGGTTCAGTGACCCCAATGGCTGCCCTGCCTCTACTCTGAGCTCTCCAGAGTCCTGCAGGGGCCTGGCGCCTGTGTGCGTACAGGACTCTGAGCACACACTCCCCAACCTGGTTCTCTTTGTCCTCCCCAAGCCCCAGTTTTAAAATCACAGCTGTCTTGAGCTGCTTCGTAATTGTCCGTCCACTTTCTTTTTCAGTGTTTGTGTCCCTTGGAGCCTCCATTGCCATTCGCCTGGGATCAAACCCTGACTGGTTgttcttttgctgttttgttgGGATGTTCATGTTTTACTGCGCTCATTGGCAAACCTACGTGTCGGGAGTACTTAGATTTGGAAAGTAAGTAGACTTTGTTAACTGGTGCATAATGAAGAAGGCAGTATTTGCTGTCAGCACTTGGGTGATTGGCTTCCAGGCCTCTGTTACCCATGCTGATGGGAGATGAACTAATGATGTTAATCTCCCTGCCAAGCCTTTTGCCAGACATGTTAAAAAAGAAGCAATATTGATGGATGTGAATCACATCAAGTTTCCCAGATCATGCTTTAGCCAGGGATTCCTAAGCTGGGGAGATCAAGTTCACACttgttcttttaaatatttggatCACTGCATTTCACCAGAAttggtttttgttattttattttatgcatttaaacacatGACTCTCAGAAGGGGTCCTGAGGCTTTTCCAGACACTGCCTGAGGAGTCCAGGACACAGAAAAGGTGCAGATCCCCTAGGCTGGCCTAATGGGACTTCTTAGGAGCAACAGAATGGAGGGAGAACCCAAGAACTCGGATCATTTTAAAAGCAGTGTTCAGGACACAAACAATTGTTTATATACCAGTTTGATGTTCTGTGAAATCTAAGGGATGAATCTCCTTTGGATTTTGGCATCAACCAGTGTGATCTATGACCTAAGCTGGGATTCCTCCCAATGGAAACTTCCACAAGAGCCTGTTTTGGTGGCCATGTTCCAAGTGCCTTTCTCTTTCTAGGCCTGAGAAATGAGCACTGTGCTATGCTTCTCTTCCTGGGCTTCCGGAACTCACCTGAGAGGGGCTGCAGGAACTTGCCTCTACCCTTCCTGTCTTACTGTTAGCCTCCTTCTCTTGGGTCTCTGAGGGGGAGCCGTCTGTCTAATGAATTGCTGCCTCTTCTGGTGTAGGACTGGAGAAGCTCTAAGCCCCTCAAGacagtaaggagggagggaggaggctaGTTTAGGAATGCCTCTCAGTCATTGCCCGGACCACTGTTTCGTGTGTAACTCGTTCATTCAAAAGGCATTTCTTAAGCAGATGAGTTGGGAGTCTGCTCCCATATACTTGTAAAGTGTTTGAGAAGTAGGTGGTATAACCTAACAGCGCACATCCCTTGAGATCATCTCTCTCTTTGATAAGAACTGATGGAAAACTGGAAACAGCTTGGCAGAAATCAGGCTTAAACCAACAGCTTGTACCATATACCATAACGAGCTGTTGCTTCAAGAAGGGCAACCTGAATTTGAAAGGAAAACCATAAAAATTTAAAGCATGAGATCACTTAGCTGTGGCTCCTGAAGGAGTTCTTAGCCAAGTAAGAGAGGTGATCATTTTATTACACGAAGTGGacaagcttttgcacaaacaaaatcagtgcagcCGGCATAAGAAGGTAAGCTATtgattgggggatgggggaaaagtGTCTAATATCCAAGATGTATAAGACCGAGATTCATTCCCCAGGCGATAAACTGATCAAAGTATACGAGCAAGCCACTCTCATAAGAAAAACTGCAAACTATTGACAACCCTATGAAAGATGGCTCCAGAtcaccaataataataattatagaaatgtaaatcacaacaactctgacaTTTCGTCTCATAACTAGAAAATTGTCAAAGAGGATGAAAGCTGGAAGTGGTCCAGATTAGAGGATCCATGCAAAGATAGGTACATGAATGCGCTGTGGGTGCTGTGACTTGGTCCATtcgggaaagcaatttggagtcaGGCGCCCAAGGCTTTTGACCAAGAGAGCCCACCAGTAGGCATGTGCCCTAACAAGGTCAAAGGCAGAAAGGTCTCAGAGATACCAAAATGTTCAGAATggttttgtgatagcaaagaactggaaacaaagtacaaGCCCAGTGACTCAGAATGTTGTGGAATATTCCAACACTGTAAAGAAATAGTGAATATGAAGGAGTCCAAGAAGACTCAGGAAATGATTCCGCAGGCCATAGGGATCCACTGGAAGTCCTTGAGTAGGGGTGTGATTATGCCTAGGTCACTGAGAGGAGACgggatggaggtgggaaggcactTGAAGCTGTTAGGATAGTCTGGGAAGAAAGAGATGAAAGTCTGAAAAGACGCCTCAAAGACATCGTGAAAGTAGAAATGAGTCATTGAaggattggatatgtggggtgagtgaggaCTGAGGATGGGGcagagtttggggaaaagatgatttctcttttggacatgttgagtttgagatgtctgtgagACATCAAGTTGAGGATGTCCAAGAGGCAtttggaaagaggagggaggatgtCTGCATCTGGGAATGGTCCACACTGAGATGCTATTGAGGGAAAACATCATCTGTGCAGACAAATATAAAACAGACACAGGGCGGTTTCTGAGGGGAATGTACCAGCAACCATGAGGATCAGGGTGCAGCTTCCCATGGCAGCTGCTCAGCCTTCACATGAGTCTTTAAAGTAGAGTTACCTAAGGAGGGAATGTATtgaaggcacagagagagaaCAGCCTGGACAAAGGCCTGGAGTGGGGAAATGGCCTGGTGAGTGAAGAACAAGGCGACCCTGTTTGGCTTTGTCAGAAGATCAGATCTCCCGTCCATCCAGTGAACTTTGGATTTCTGACGGCAGCCCCTGGGGCCGGCTTGGCAATGGCAGGTTTGTCCTCCTCCAGTCACTGAGTAGGATGTAAATATTCCCAAACAGCCTCATCTTCCTCACTGTGCCACACTGTGACTTCCATGAAGtggcccccaccccagcccctcgCACTTGGAAAGTTGCTGTCTGTGGTGTAAGATGAAAGTCCCTTTGATTTGCCCTAACTCTTTGCTCCTCCGAGGGGGGTGCTCACCAAGGACTTGTCTTTGGCCCacttctctccatctcatccaCTCCCAGGGCTCCCCTCCCTTCATGTCCCTGTCTTTAATCCTGagaccaccacccccccccatgAGTAACTGACTCCAGGATGTCTCTCTCCACTTCTCAGACTTGCTCATTAGTCTGCTTCTGGCCCGGGTCTCCTGACTGCTCTCTGGGCGGCATCTGCCCCCTTTCACCATCTCCTCTGCGCCCAAGAGGGAGGTCCAAGCCAGTCCCTTTGCAGCTTCCCTCCCTTCTAGTCCCACTGACCCCACCcctatggccctctaggttctcgggtgtggccttttgactgaatccaagttttactggacaaatccttttattaagatttgttctgtgaagtttggatgcacaagggctgcacttgaagacctagaggtcCCCACCCCTTACCTGACCCACCCTGTTCTCAGGCTGGTCACCTGAACAAGACTAGTCTCTACTGCCTTCTGTGCCTTTTGttctcctgcctccaagcctTTACTGATGCTGTTCCCTATGCTGAGAATGTCCTTTCGCCTTTTCAGCTGTTGTAATCCCCGCCATGGTTTAAAGCCAGACTGATGCAAACTCTCCAAGGAGCCCCCTGAACCTCCTAGTGCTAGCAGCCTGCCCCCTTAGATCTCACACAACACTTTCCTTTGCAGTTCCATCATGCATCTATCAGGTAACATTTTGCAGTTTAGttaagatttgttttgtttccctcaCCAGACAGCAAGCTTCATGAAACCAGGGGCTTTGTGTGACCCCTCTGCTTGGTGGTGGGTGGGCAACACAGTAAGGACTGAATGTAATAAAGATTAGTTGAATGAATTGTCCCGCTAGTCACTCATTTAATGTTAGGGAAAAGGACCGTCATCTGCAGAGCCCCATGTTTGTTTATTTGCATTCACAGtctgtaaatattttgtttttttcttcccttcctttcctcccgcTTCTCTTTAGAGTGGATGTGACCGAAGTTCAGCTAGCTATAgtagttgtcttttttttaacctcatttgGAGGAGCATCAATGTGGGATTACACTGTAAGTATGCATCTATTTTTAGCTCTTTTGCTTAGCTGGGGAAACAtctattgatttttctttgtaaaagccTGCCGTGCCTCAGGATGGGGAGCTGGGTCAGAAGTTAGCCCTGGTGATCATGGTAGAAGggcagaaaaggagggagagggtgcTAAGGATCACTTAGCAATCAGCCCATCTGCAAACACTGATGGAGCTGCTGGCTCTTGGAATGAAATGGTAAAGTATTAAAATCTCAGATGAAAATCTTGGTGATTAGAAGAAACGGCGGGCTGGTCATGGAGAAAGAAGTGAAAGACGAGAGAGGAACAGTCCTATAATCCCGGGATCTCCCCACGAGGTGAAAACCCCAAGAATGCACTGTGTTTGGTGATCTCTGGGAAGATGCACCCAGGCTAGGTGGTGTAGGAGAGGTGATACTGCATCAGCGGAGGGAGCTCCCACACCAGTGTCAGGTCTCTTAAATGTGCTCTCTCCGTTAGTGGGGTTCTTATTTTTAGGTTGcccttttctttgatgttttactGTTCTTTCCCCTTTTGTATTAAATAATATACTGAAGGCAAAAAACCCGATAAAATTTAAATGATATTACTCTTTCAGGCCTAAAGTGATAGatttaaacatttttccaaaaaaaaattcagcagaaGGTTTTACATTAATAAAAAGCtctattaggggaaaaaaatggagatttttCTAAGTACTCTTTGTACAGAATTTCTTGAAAACCCGTGAAGGGAGCCATCAGTAGGCTGGCATCCCCTGACCCACGCTATATTATTCTCAGACTGCTCACCTCCCTGTACTCTGGACAGGTTCCTCtattggtgatttttttccccacgtTGATTATTTGGGTAAGGTGGTCAGTGTGATGCTGGTAAGAACAAGTTCAAGATTTGTATTAGAAACAATTCTGGAGCAGAAATCAGTTGCATGACCACCAGCTGCCCATGCCCAGGATTGTCCATCACACAGATACACGTGGTAGTAGGTCATGAGGGGCCCGGCACTCATGTTCTGGTGATAGCAGCTGGTGAGGACAGTGCATGCACGGGATGAGCTGTTGGCCGGTGGGTGCTGGCACAAAGGCCCCCAGCTCCTCTGTCATCAGTGGCACAGAGAATGAAAGGGTGGGCTTGGGAACAGGCCAGGGTTCTGGCCCCAGGAAGGACTTGCGGGACCAAGTTAAAAGGCCTCCACAGGTGGGAGAGGAACCACTTAGTACTGAACCGTTGTTGCTCAGTGACTTTGTAAGAGCTACAAAGCTAACTTTCCCAGTCGTGTTTTTGATGTGGCCAGGGCCTTGGCAGTATCAGCAcccacagatttttaaaaatgatattgctgttattttgaaATATTCAAGAGAGGACTGGTGGTAATTCACTGTCAActttttttcttaactctttgcTGCCCTTTTTGGAAGCTTTCATGAAGCAGCATTTGGCGGCCAGAAGGTAATAACCATGTCATTAGTTACTGATGGGTATGCTATGATTCAGAATGTTCCCATACACACCTGTGTCCATGTGTACCGTGGCACATCGTTTGTATGAAGCCCACTGGTGTTCGCCTTCCCTTTGATGTTAAATTATGTGGAGCTGCTGCCCAAACGTGGCCTGTCCTTATTCACGGTTTTCAAACTCTTAGCATGTAACTATCTGTACGTGCACAGTTGTAGTGGACAGACTGCCTCCGTGTAATGATAGAAGAGTCAAGAAAAATACCGACTTCATCAAGTTGAATGTTTGGTTTTCATTTGAACAAGGATAAAGGGCCTAGGGCCTCACGGTGTAGTGATCTCTAATGCTGGCATACCTAatacttaaaatttctttttccttcctcctccaaagATCCCTGTGATTGAAATAAAACTGAAGCTTCTCCCTCTTCTCGGAATAGTAGCAGGagcctttttttcctgttctaattATTTCCACACCATCCTCAGTGGCGGAGTTGGCAAGAATGGATCCACAATAGCCGTAAGAAAGACAATCCAAAAGCAGTTTGTTTTCCTACAGTGTTGAGTTTGTGTTAACAGCAGAGTTAACCCATAGAAACAGAGCTGGAGATGAAGGTCTCACCCACTTTATGTGGCGGATGCTTCATGTGCTCTGACTGAGGCCCTCGGCAAAGCAGGccctggggttggggggggacATGATGTGTAATCACTCTTCCCTGCCAGGAAAGTGAAGTGTGCTACTCAAATCATTTGTTCAGTTCAGTGCCTCagcttggggtgaggggagggggttgaGACAGCACCCAAGAAGATGGTGGAGAAACGTAAAAATGAATTTCAtgaaatctggagctcaaaatcttataaaaattgtctttacatgtaattggaaaaaaattaaatgctttttttttttaaaaaaagaaaagtgaatttcATTTTCACAGAGACCTGCTTAGATGCTGCTGCCTGTGCTCTGACAAACCCAGCCTGCAGGGGTGCTTTGATTGTGCCCTTCTAAAGCATGGCTGGCTCCTTAACCAGACCTGCCCACCCTGGGGCCTGGTGTTACCCCAAAAAGCTCAGTGCTTATTTCAGTACTGCCATTGCCCCCCAAACATCTTTGGAACAAACATGTTTTTGAGAAGCACTCTCAGAGCCCGCCACCCCCTTCTTTAGGATAGCTTCAGCTTTTGAGTTTTAGAAACAACCAAGACTTGATCAAGGTTGAGCATGGGGAGTAATACCTTTCTTGTTTGTGAAAGGGGGAGCCCATTGCTAAAAAGGGGTAACTTTAAGGACTGGGATTGTCTTTACTGTCACCTGGCTCCAAAGGTGGGTAACAGAAGAGGAGCATCCTTGAGATAAGTGTGTAAAACAGCCTCCCGCATCAGTCCTTCCCTCATTGGTCAGGACAACCCTCGGCTggaacatttgtttaaaaaaaaaaaaagcacatccCTTTGTTATGCTTTGTAAGCAAGTTGGACTGTGCAGTGACTAACACTTATCAGCAAAGAGGAAGCACACAGAAACTATTAAGTCCGTTGATAATAACCTGGATAATCCATTTATCTAGATAAAGTAACAGGTTTTAGTGAGGGTTGATGCCTACAGCTAATAATTTACTAAGGAAGAAATACTCCCAGTAGATGtttaaagaataagaaaattacTATTACTTCCAAGTTATTGCTCCTTTAATAGCACAATagacaacaaaacaagaaaacttaTTTCCTGCTTTCTCTTCAGGGCACCAGTGTTCTGTCACCTGGCATCCATATAGGACTAATTATTCTTCTAGCCATAATGATCTGCAAAAAATCTGCGACCCAGCTGTTTGAAAAACATCCCTGTCTTTATATTATAATGTTTGGGTGTGTGTATGCCAAAATCACACAAAAATTGGTGGTAAGTCGGTGGTAAGCAGTTTAGTTAAAATTTTGTGTGTTTGGTCcttgagaaattaagtaactggTACACATATGTAGCATTTCACAAGGTAGGGTAGGTtgtgttctttgtcaccatgaCAGCCCCATTCCAATCACTGGTCAAAGTTATTTCTGTAATCCAACTTCTAAGAATCAAACTAACCTAATATGAACCATTTCATAGAGAAAGAATTGGACTAAACTAATACATACATAAAACCTCATTTAAAACACTTCATTGACTATATATTCTAAATTATTCATGATAACCTTCTTTATCTTGGGGAACCTGAATACAAGTAAGTTGAATTAGCTAGACATCTCTGTAAGACGGTTGAACTAATGTTCCCAGAAGCATAAGCACTAAGTGATCTTTGGAATCATTTTCTGTCTTAATAGGAAGACTTAATCTGTGGgagtctaaaaataaaattgttatcGAACAATTTCTAGATCATTCATTTGCCCTTTTTATTGAATAGGTTGCTCACATGACCAAAAGTAAACTAAGTCTACAGGACCCTGCATTTATTGGGCCAGGTCTTCTGTTTTTGGACCAGTACTTCAACAATTTTATAGACGAATACATTGTTCTGTGGGTAGCAATGGTGAGTGAGCCTTTCAATCTTTTTGTACAAGATATCCCCTCCCCTTCTGTACTTCTAGCACCCAATTCTTACCTCTACACCACTACAGCCAAGGGCCTTGGGCAACTGTAGGATTTCTATCCTTGTCTTTTCTCCACCTGCCTCTAACTGGCCCAAGGCATGCAGGAGAGGTGAAattggtcatacagctagtgctagaagtgggatttgaacccagatctggcCCTCCCTCTCTGCTGTGCTAGGCTATTCTTCCTTCAGGCCATGCCTCATGAGTGCGCGCgcgcatgtacacacacacaccccacccaccccagctgtgtgaccatggccgtAGCTCCAGACCACTCTCTTCTATGGTGGTGTTTACCTGCATGAGTGGAAGGCACTCCCTCCCTACGCCACCAAGCATTTTAAACCCAGTGGACAATGATGGCTTATAAGAAGG
It includes:
- the CHPT1 gene encoding cholinephosphotransferase 1, giving the protein MVAGGGHGGQGGPGPGGSAAAPASWLLWAVSAPLSPAQLQRLEEHRYSAAGTSLLEPLLQPFWRWLVARVPLWLAPNAITLGGLLINLLPMLLLIFCCPTVTEEAPLWIFLMCGLGLFIYQSLDAIDGKQARRTNSCSPLGELFDHGCDSISTVFVSLGASIAIRLGSNPDWLFFCCFVGMFMFYCAHWQTYVSGVLRFGKVDVTEVQLAIVVVFFLTSFGGASMWDYTIPVIEIKLKLLPLLGIVAGAFFSCSNYFHTILSGGVGKNGSTIAGTSVLSPGIHIGLIILLAIMICKKSATQLFEKHPCLYIIMFGCVYAKITQKLVVAHMTKSKLSLQDPAFIGPGLLFLDQYFNNFIDEYIVLWVAMFISSFDLLRYFTGVILQIANHFHLQVFRIPFPHAPEQVQVLTSKSHQNNMD